The following coding sequences lie in one Candidatus Neptunochlamydia sp. REUL1 genomic window:
- a CDS encoding sulfatase-like hydrolase/transferase codes for MQRFLCGFPLKIHWFCFGKKTFSFALIKKQKRNFLSFVQKEIIRPTEIYQSLSEDYPLYRYTKGFRGEKIAHVDGRGKPHVIFLFFESLRAKDLYRLPNLSALSKECYTFPNFYSNSVLTFRTFFTSLYGLPYELGISGGLDRELDIYGLLDILKREGYERNFLLEQPGL; via the coding sequence TTGCAGAGATTCCTCTGTGGTTTCCCCCTAAAGATTCACTGGTTTTGCTTTGGAAAAAAAACCTTTTCTTTCGCTCTAATCAAAAAACAGAAAAGAAATTTCCTTTCCTTTGTCCAAAAGGAGATTATCCGTCCAACCGAAATCTATCAGTCCCTTTCTGAGGATTATCCTCTATATCGCTATACCAAAGGATTTAGGGGCGAAAAAATTGCTCATGTTGATGGAAGAGGAAAACCCCATGTGATTTTTCTTTTTTTTGAATCACTGAGAGCAAAAGATCTCTACCGCCTTCCTAACTTGAGCGCACTTTCTAAGGAGTGTTATACTTTTCCCAATTTCTACTCAAATTCCGTTTTGACCTTCCGCACTTTTTTTACATCCCTCTATGGTCTTCCCTACGAACTCGGAATTTCTGGCGGCCTCGATCGGGAGTTGGATATCTATGGTCTTTTAGATATTCTCAAAAGAGAGGGGTATGAGCGTAATTTTTTACTGGAGCAACCTGGTCTTTAA
- a CDS encoding sodium-dependent transporter, which translates to MAKAKPKREQWKSRLGFIWAAVGSAIGLGSIWRFPYVVGENGGATFVLLYLICLLLVGFPALISEILIGRKAQLNPSGSFKQIGKHKGWQGAGKMTILTGFLVSSFYAVIAGWTLGYFIQAILGQLTHFASAIEATHHFQHFSISPLWGIGSLVGFLILSFLILYTGVQQGIEAGNKVIMPLLLFVLVFLAIKGLMTPGGAEGVAFVFKPNWAEITPKAILLALGQAFFSLSLGQGTMVTYGSYLGKKENVPGTCLPITLFGICISLLAGIAIFTIVFSAGLSPSSGESLMFQTLPIIFSQISGGYFMCLFFFLLLVLAALTSQISAMEPLIAYFIDTKKWKRHRAVLTTTIAVFIVALPCVLSFGPWKELTLFGKNFFNLLLFLCLNILIPLGALAAVILVGWRWSFRSAYPHLKEGAEGLFKNYPSLRSYFGISIKYIAPLVIVIVMLDALGVF; encoded by the coding sequence TTGGCGAAAGCGAAACCAAAACGAGAACAGTGGAAATCCCGCTTGGGATTTATTTGGGCGGCAGTTGGATCAGCAATTGGGCTTGGGAGCATTTGGCGTTTTCCCTATGTTGTTGGTGAAAATGGGGGAGCGACGTTTGTTCTTCTCTATTTGATATGTCTATTGCTCGTTGGGTTTCCCGCCCTTATTTCAGAAATATTGATTGGAAGGAAAGCTCAGCTTAACCCCTCAGGATCGTTTAAGCAGATCGGAAAGCATAAAGGGTGGCAAGGGGCCGGAAAGATGACGATTCTTACGGGGTTTTTGGTCAGCTCCTTTTATGCAGTGATTGCCGGATGGACGTTGGGATACTTTATCCAAGCGATCTTAGGTCAGCTCACTCATTTTGCATCTGCAATTGAGGCGACCCATCATTTCCAACACTTTAGCATTTCTCCTCTTTGGGGAATCGGTTCTTTAGTGGGCTTTTTGATTCTTTCCTTTCTCATTCTGTACACGGGAGTACAGCAGGGGATTGAAGCGGGAAACAAGGTAATAATGCCTCTTCTTCTCTTTGTATTGGTTTTCCTGGCGATTAAGGGATTAATGACCCCAGGAGGCGCGGAGGGAGTGGCATTTGTTTTTAAGCCAAATTGGGCTGAAATTACGCCGAAAGCCATTTTACTTGCACTGGGTCAAGCCTTCTTTTCCCTTAGCTTAGGCCAAGGAACAATGGTGACTTATGGAAGTTATTTAGGAAAAAAAGAGAATGTTCCTGGGACCTGTCTTCCCATCACATTGTTTGGAATTTGCATTAGTCTACTTGCGGGAATTGCGATTTTTACCATTGTTTTTTCGGCGGGACTATCGCCATCATCGGGTGAGAGTTTAATGTTTCAAACATTGCCGATCATTTTTTCTCAGATCTCTGGAGGCTATTTCATGTGTCTCTTCTTTTTCTTATTACTAGTTTTGGCAGCTCTAACCTCGCAGATTTCAGCGATGGAACCTTTAATTGCCTACTTTATCGATACGAAAAAATGGAAGCGGCACAGGGCTGTTTTGACGACAACGATTGCGGTATTTATTGTTGCTCTCCCTTGTGTATTATCTTTTGGGCCTTGGAAGGAGCTCACGCTGTTTGGGAAGAATTTTTTCAACCTTCTTCTCTTTTTATGCCTGAACATCTTAATCCCTCTTGGGGCGCTTGCTGCAGTGATCTTAGTGGGATGGAGATGGAGCTTTAGAAGTGCCTATCCTCATTTAAAAGAGGGAGCAGAAGGGCTTTTTAAAAATTATCCCTCACTGAGATCGTACTTTGGGATTAGCATCAAGTACATCGCTCCCTTAGTTATTGTTATTGTAATGTTGGATGCTCTTGGAGTCTTTTAA
- a CDS encoding sulfatase-like hydrolase/transferase — protein MTVVWTFLLLIALPSLCVRFSILHRNQPARVALFLSYFTGVCQDLFVAFQQLFLLVLFQSILPIDSAYLFWIFVVCSSLLQMHLISDAFLHRKTAIRMEISFFSLFNDARCFWDSAKEKKVWRFLPGALVFLLLPVYAYWHCWGDLQNLTFEVEWLRLGGALTLFAILGHSFLPKKMAYATDHIVFQHEVWFVRKLFRFIKRKNDRTDLSYLARARFHNENEKMHVPSSEYPLFKYTQGFSGKKAFDMKVDGDERPHVIFLFLESFRSHNVGILGAERGVTPHFDRLSKKGVLFTDFYANSVRTSRSVVSSLFGIPSDVDGSEAAAQAKAPFIGIPQLMQEAGYQTSYLHNGPIEFEKQDAFFDLHGYDAIHGRDTMMKSFPKAHNSSWGLPDECLMHYASDFLDERQGAPQFLTLFSITNHHPWNLPTHYQPPAFPPEISRIYRKYLNTFHYSDACLGLLVELLEEKGLLENTLLFVLGDHGYPMGEHNNFVEQRYLYEENIRVPLMVYGKGRILEPKRITAPCSQLDLLPTVMDVLGLHGFNLSIGNSLMRECGERPIFFHNPYVFKNFGCRVGKYKFIYTRISQELELYNLEKDPGEKENIAPENPELARQFLQSVKDYERLFHRLYAEKRIVPDENAVLSTSTLECNLSEPA, from the coding sequence ATGACAGTCGTGTGGACCTTTCTTCTTCTTATAGCTCTTCCTTCCCTCTGTGTGCGTTTTTCAATTTTGCACAGAAATCAGCCTGCCCGAGTAGCGCTTTTCCTTTCTTATTTTACAGGGGTTTGTCAAGACCTCTTTGTCGCGTTTCAACAGCTCTTTTTATTGGTTTTATTTCAGTCAATTCTTCCCATAGACTCGGCATATTTATTTTGGATTTTTGTTGTTTGCTCATCTTTGCTTCAAATGCATCTTATTTCTGATGCGTTTTTGCATCGAAAGACGGCAATTCGAATGGAGATATCTTTCTTTTCTCTTTTTAATGATGCACGGTGCTTTTGGGATTCTGCAAAGGAAAAGAAGGTGTGGCGCTTTCTTCCGGGAGCCTTGGTTTTCCTTTTGTTGCCTGTTTATGCCTATTGGCATTGTTGGGGGGATTTGCAAAACCTTACTTTTGAAGTGGAATGGCTTAGACTTGGGGGTGCTTTGACACTTTTTGCGATCTTAGGACACTCCTTTCTTCCAAAAAAAATGGCCTATGCAACCGACCATATTGTTTTTCAGCATGAAGTGTGGTTTGTCAGAAAGTTGTTCAGGTTTATAAAGCGAAAAAATGACAGGACCGATTTGAGTTATTTGGCAAGGGCACGGTTTCATAATGAGAATGAAAAGATGCATGTCCCATCTTCTGAATACCCACTGTTTAAGTATACGCAGGGTTTCAGTGGAAAGAAAGCCTTCGACATGAAAGTAGATGGAGATGAGCGTCCTCATGTGATTTTTCTTTTTTTAGAGTCGTTTCGTTCTCATAATGTGGGCATACTCGGTGCAGAAAGAGGCGTCACGCCTCATTTTGACCGTCTCTCAAAGAAAGGGGTTCTATTCACGGATTTTTATGCTAACTCTGTGAGAACCTCTCGCTCGGTTGTTTCTTCATTATTTGGAATTCCTTCCGATGTTGATGGATCTGAAGCGGCAGCACAAGCAAAAGCCCCCTTTATTGGGATCCCTCAACTCATGCAAGAAGCGGGATATCAAACAAGCTACCTTCATAATGGTCCCATAGAATTTGAAAAGCAGGACGCCTTTTTTGATTTGCATGGATACGATGCAATTCATGGGAGAGATACAATGATGAAGTCTTTTCCAAAAGCGCACAACTCAAGCTGGGGACTTCCGGATGAATGTCTGATGCATTATGCATCAGATTTTTTGGATGAGCGGCAAGGAGCGCCCCAATTTTTAACACTCTTTTCGATTACGAATCATCACCCCTGGAACCTTCCAACCCATTATCAACCTCCAGCCTTCCCTCCTGAAATTTCTCGGATCTACCGAAAATACCTCAATACATTTCACTATAGCGATGCGTGTTTAGGCTTGCTTGTTGAATTGCTTGAGGAAAAAGGACTCTTGGAAAATACGCTTCTTTTTGTCCTGGGAGATCATGGGTATCCGATGGGAGAGCATAACAATTTTGTAGAACAGAGATACCTTTATGAGGAGAATATTCGAGTCCCCTTAATGGTTTATGGAAAAGGAAGGATTCTTGAGCCAAAAAGGATTACAGCCCCATGTAGTCAGCTTGACTTGCTGCCCACTGTGATGGATGTCTTAGGACTCCATGGCTTTAATTTATCGATTGGAAACTCTCTTATGAGAGAATGTGGAGAGCGTCCGATTTTCTTTCATAACCCCTATGTATTTAAGAACTTTGGATGCCGCGTAGGGAAATACAAGTTTATCTACACAAGGATTTCTCAGGAACTTGAGCTCTATAATTTGGAAAAGGATCCTGGTGAAAAAGAGAATATCGCTCCAGAGAACCCTGAGCTAGCTCGTCAGTTTTTACAAAGTGTCAAAGATTATGAGCGTTTATTCCATCGTCTATACGCCGAAAAACGGATTGTTCCTGATGAAAATGCTGTGCTTTCTACAAGCACTCTCGAATGTAATCTTTCCGAGCCTGCTTGA
- a CDS encoding NAD(P)-dependent oxidoreductase yields the protein MGFFLLCLTVISALDVTDPEPLPGNHPLTKAPNCLLAPHVGTATIDYRASSARAAEKILEALR from the coding sequence ATGGGATTCTTTCTACTATGCCTGACCGTTATCTCTGCCCTTGATGTGACTGACCCCGAGCCTTTGCCCGGAAATCATCCCCTTACAAAGGCTCCAAACTGTCTCCTCGCTCCTCATGTTGGCACGGCAACCATTGACTACCGCGCTAGTTCAGCGCGCGCAGCAGAGAAGATTCTAGAGGCTTTAAGGTAA
- a CDS encoding serine hydrolase domain-containing protein: MKTVIFALLFPLMALFGDIQKSIEERVEVYHSEHAITGMAVMSIGRDNHQKFQQIVTKGKVSLKSPIPTNAFTEFRIGPLTQIVTAGTLAYFVQEGQVSLNDPISKFLPKSMTLPNYKGKEITLGDLATHTSGFPDMPYSLTSRSSFSISQMYRFLSKYELPREPGSKYEYSNFGYAFLANILSRIAKRSYPELAAQLIMHPLGINDTVFTLSTEQRKRLATGYENGRGISPLQSEKIYSVFIGSGGLYSTPKDMLTFLSFNLGKEKTSLNAILPLMQTPYHSFKGFDMGLGWKISSFPNAQANFYHLSGTLFGFGMFMGFIPDHDIGVIVLTNQGDHDPTQLGEEILKIMSGL; encoded by the coding sequence ATGAAAACTGTTATTTTTGCGCTACTTTTTCCCCTTATGGCGTTATTTGGGGATATTCAAAAATCCATTGAAGAGCGAGTAGAAGTCTACCACAGTGAGCATGCGATTACAGGAATGGCTGTTATGTCAATTGGTCGGGACAACCATCAAAAATTTCAGCAAATCGTTACGAAAGGAAAAGTCTCTTTAAAATCTCCTATTCCTACTAATGCCTTCACTGAGTTTCGCATAGGCCCTTTAACCCAAATCGTAACGGCTGGGACCCTTGCTTATTTTGTCCAAGAAGGGCAGGTGAGTCTTAACGATCCTATTTCTAAATTTCTTCCGAAGTCGATGACGCTTCCTAACTACAAAGGAAAAGAAATAACTCTTGGTGATCTTGCGACTCATACTTCAGGCTTTCCTGATATGCCCTACTCCCTCACCAGTCGCTCCAGTTTTAGCATCAGTCAAATGTATCGATTCCTCTCTAAGTATGAGCTTCCGAGGGAACCTGGTTCTAAGTATGAATACTCCAATTTTGGCTATGCCTTTTTAGCGAATATTCTCTCTCGGATTGCCAAAAGGTCTTATCCTGAACTGGCCGCTCAGCTCATCATGCATCCATTAGGGATTAACGATACGGTCTTTACTCTTTCTACTGAGCAAAGAAAGCGACTCGCTACGGGCTACGAAAATGGTCGGGGAATATCCCCTCTTCAAAGTGAAAAAATTTACTCGGTGTTTATTGGCTCAGGAGGGCTTTATTCCACTCCGAAGGATATGCTGACCTTTCTCTCTTTTAATTTGGGAAAAGAGAAAACGAGTCTCAATGCGATCCTTCCTCTCATGCAAACCCCCTACCATTCATTCAAAGGTTTTGACATGGGCCTTGGTTGGAAAATCAGCTCTTTCCCAAATGCCCAAGCGAATTTCTACCATCTAAGTGGAACGCTCTTTGGGTTCGGAATGTTTATGGGTTTTATTCCTGATCATGATATCGGGGTGATTGTCTTAACAAATCAAGGAGATCATGACCCAACCCAACTTGGAGAAGAAATCCTTAAAATTATGAGTGGTTTATGA
- a CDS encoding amino acid permease yields MTKSSGRTLNIFFLAMINIAAICSIKNWPLTAVYGFSSLFYFIVSIVLFFIPVSLVSAELATGWPERGGVYVWVREAFGHRWGFLAGWLLWIENVVWYPTILSFIAGTIAFSFDPSLADNTLYMFCVIFGTFWGATLLNLLGMKMSGWISTLGVILGTIIPGVVIIGLGIAWVGSGKPSHIAFNWDTFFPDLSSPKQLALLAGVLLGFAGMEMSAVHAKDVKNPQKNFPRAILLSASIIIILSILGTLAIAIVIPEKKISLVSGGIEAIAFFLRSYNLGWAVPVIAFMVAFGALGAMSTWTAGPSKGLLAAAQDGDFPPILHKINKHNMPVGMLVFQGVIVSVLGIVFLLMPNVNSSFWILLALTSQLYLLMYVIMFAAGIRLRYKRPDVHRAYKIPGGKFGMWLTAGVGLVSSALAIFIGFFPPDQLETGSPLFYVLFLVFGMILFCAAPFIILLFKKPSWNEPISFQDED; encoded by the coding sequence ATGACGAAAAGCTCTGGAAGAACACTCAACATTTTCTTTCTTGCTATGATCAATATTGCAGCCATTTGTAGCATCAAAAACTGGCCACTCACAGCTGTCTATGGTTTTTCCTCTCTATTTTACTTCATTGTTTCAATCGTCCTCTTTTTTATCCCTGTCTCTCTTGTTTCTGCAGAGCTAGCAACAGGATGGCCCGAGCGTGGAGGAGTCTATGTTTGGGTACGAGAGGCTTTTGGTCACCGCTGGGGGTTCTTAGCTGGTTGGCTCCTGTGGATTGAAAACGTCGTCTGGTATCCCACAATTTTGTCCTTTATTGCAGGAACGATTGCATTTAGTTTTGATCCTTCTTTAGCAGACAATACCCTATATATGTTCTGCGTTATTTTTGGTACCTTCTGGGGAGCAACTCTCCTCAATTTGCTCGGAATGAAAATGTCGGGTTGGATCAGTACGCTAGGTGTGATTTTAGGAACAATTATTCCTGGAGTGGTCATCATTGGACTCGGAATTGCCTGGGTCGGATCAGGTAAACCCTCCCACATCGCCTTTAATTGGGATACCTTTTTCCCTGATCTGTCGAGTCCAAAACAGCTGGCACTTTTAGCGGGAGTCTTGCTTGGCTTTGCAGGGATGGAGATGTCTGCAGTCCATGCTAAGGATGTAAAAAATCCTCAAAAGAACTTTCCAAGAGCAATCCTGCTCTCAGCATCGATCATCATTATCCTCTCTATTTTAGGGACTTTGGCAATAGCCATTGTGATTCCAGAGAAGAAAATAAGCCTGGTTTCTGGGGGAATAGAAGCGATTGCCTTTTTTCTTAGATCTTATAATCTAGGTTGGGCTGTACCCGTTATAGCCTTCATGGTAGCCTTTGGAGCGCTTGGCGCAATGAGCACGTGGACAGCTGGACCAAGTAAAGGACTTCTTGCCGCAGCGCAAGATGGGGATTTCCCTCCGATTCTGCACAAGATCAACAAGCACAATATGCCTGTTGGAATGCTCGTTTTTCAAGGAGTTATTGTTTCAGTCCTAGGGATAGTTTTCTTGCTTATGCCTAACGTAAACAGCTCATTTTGGATCTTGCTAGCGCTAACATCGCAACTGTACCTTTTGATGTATGTCATTATGTTTGCAGCAGGAATACGGCTTCGCTATAAAAGGCCCGATGTCCATCGGGCCTATAAAATCCCGGGGGGGAAATTCGGGATGTGGCTAACTGCCGGAGTCGGTCTTGTCAGTTCAGCCTTAGCGATCTTCATTGGATTCTTTCCTCCAGATCAACTGGAAACAGGAAGTCCCCTATTTTATGTGCTATTCTTGGTTTTTGGGATGATTCTATTTTGCGCAGCTCCGTTCATCATTCTACTGTTTAAAAAGCCCAGCTGGAATGAACCGATCTCCTTTCAAGATGAGGACTAG
- a CDS encoding magnesium transporter, with the protein MNKPLRDFIVPVRTTIHVEHTVEEALRYLRDKHITDEIIYIYVVDEERKLIGVVPTRRLLLTEPQTSIRDLMGTHLISLRGDQTLQEAMEFLETHHLLALPVVDDKNHLLGVIDVGLYLEEKIDVASSRRRSDIFQMIGMYVEEGKKPSPWQGYRSRMPWIFCNMFGGFACAIISRVFEVVLSQVLLLAMFIPLVLTLSESISMQSMTQSMQLLKKHNRRWSYTIGCLLREWQVVALIAITSGIIVGIVSLLWGNGIAPGFVIMFGITCSVYITSTIGSAVPLILHARKWDPRVAAGPVVLMFADVITTLLYLSLGTWWLL; encoded by the coding sequence TTGAATAAGCCACTTCGAGATTTTATTGTTCCTGTGCGGACCACGATTCATGTGGAACATACGGTGGAGGAAGCTCTCCGCTACCTTCGCGATAAACACATCACTGACGAGATTATTTATATTTATGTGGTTGATGAAGAGAGAAAACTCATTGGCGTTGTTCCAACTCGCCGCCTTCTATTAACCGAGCCTCAAACTTCCATTAGAGATTTAATGGGGACGCATCTTATTAGCTTAAGAGGAGACCAAACCCTTCAGGAAGCAATGGAGTTTTTGGAAACCCATCACCTTCTGGCTCTTCCTGTAGTGGATGATAAAAATCATCTTCTTGGAGTCATAGATGTAGGTCTTTACTTAGAAGAAAAAATTGATGTGGCATCTTCTCGACGTCGTTCCGATATTTTTCAAATGATTGGCATGTATGTCGAAGAGGGAAAAAAGCCTAGTCCTTGGCAGGGATATCGATCGCGCATGCCATGGATTTTTTGCAACATGTTTGGAGGTTTTGCTTGCGCTATTATCTCAAGAGTTTTTGAGGTTGTCCTTTCGCAAGTCCTTCTTCTTGCAATGTTTATTCCTCTTGTCCTGACCCTTTCTGAATCGATTTCTATGCAGTCAATGACTCAGAGTATGCAGCTTCTTAAGAAACATAATCGCCGCTGGAGTTATACGATTGGATGCCTTTTGCGTGAGTGGCAAGTCGTTGCTCTTATCGCGATTACTTCGGGAATTATTGTTGGGATTGTTTCACTTCTCTGGGGAAATGGAATCGCTCCTGGGTTCGTCATCATGTTTGGGATTACATGCTCAGTTTATATTACGTCGACGATCGGATCGGCTGTTCCACTAATTCTTCATGCTCGAAAATGGGACCCCCGCGTCGCCGCAGGGCCTGTTGTTCTCATGTTCGCCGACGTCATCACGACGCTTCTCTATCTTTCCCTAGGAACCTGGTGGCTTCTATAG
- a CDS encoding class I SAM-dependent methyltransferase has protein sequence MKNDTSWKQVGKWYDDIVSKGGHTYHKEVIFPALKKWLSFDDGDSVLDLGCGQGILARQLPEKVSYLGLDLAKPLVQKAKGYSCHKFQVGDATKPLKIAKEDFSHAFMILSLQNMEKGEEAVKNGARHLKEGGKFIIILNHPCYRIPRQSSWGVDENKKLQYRRVDRYLSPLEIPIQMHPSKKEKSEKTFSYHNPLSTYAEWMVKAGFSITRLEEWFSTKTSSGGKAKMENRARKEFPLFLALEGTLALK, from the coding sequence ATGAAGAATGATACATCTTGGAAGCAGGTTGGAAAATGGTATGATGACATTGTCTCGAAAGGGGGACATACCTACCACAAAGAAGTGATCTTCCCTGCGCTAAAAAAATGGCTTTCTTTCGACGATGGAGATTCGGTACTAGATCTTGGTTGTGGTCAAGGCATTTTAGCAAGGCAGCTTCCAGAAAAAGTCTCCTATCTGGGGCTAGATTTGGCAAAACCTCTTGTTCAAAAAGCCAAGGGATATTCATGCCATAAGTTTCAGGTTGGAGATGCCACAAAACCTTTAAAAATAGCTAAAGAAGATTTTAGCCATGCATTTATGATTCTATCGCTTCAAAATATGGAGAAGGGGGAAGAGGCTGTTAAAAATGGAGCGCGCCATCTAAAGGAGGGAGGCAAATTCATCATAATTCTTAATCATCCTTGCTATCGGATTCCAAGACAATCAAGCTGGGGGGTCGATGAGAATAAGAAGCTCCAATACCGACGGGTGGATCGCTATCTCTCTCCACTCGAGATTCCCATTCAAATGCATCCTAGCAAGAAGGAGAAATCAGAAAAAACCTTCTCCTATCATAACCCTTTATCCACCTACGCAGAGTGGATGGTGAAAGCAGGGTTTTCCATTACGCGGCTTGAGGAGTGGTTCTCGACAAAAACATCAAGTGGAGGAAAGGCAAAAATGGAAAATAGAGCGCGCAAAGAATTCCCCCTTTTTCTTGCTCTTGAAGGGACTCTTGCGCTAAAGTAA